Genomic DNA from Planctomycetia bacterium:
AAGGGGGAGGCGCGGGCGCGGGATGCACCGAGAGATCGCGCACTTTAACTTGACTCGGCGCTGCCAGTCGTAGATTATCCGGCCCCGCTTCAGATTCCGTCTCCACGCGACAAGGACGTCGACCCATGCCTCACCCCTGGCCGTTCGCGATCAAGGCAATTTGTAGTCTGGCTTTGCTCAGCGTAACTATTGGCTGTGCATCGCCTTATCATGCGGACCGCGGCGCCTTGGTCGGAGGCTTGCTGGGTGCGGGCACCGGTGCGATCGTCGGCAACGCCGTGGGGGACACCCTGGCGGGGGCCGCGATCGGTACCGGCGTGGGCGCATTAAGCGGCGCGGCAATTGGCTCAGGCATGGACGAAGTCGAGGCCAAAAATCGCGCCCAAATCCAGGCCCAACTCGGCCAGCCGGTGGCCTCTGGCGCCGTCACTATGGCCGACGTCGTCGCCATGACACGCGCCGGCGTCGATGAACCGCTAATTGTCAGCCACATTCAAACGCACGGATCCGCCCGGCCGCTCACCGCCGGCGATCTCATCTCATTAAAGCAAGCGGGCGTCTCACCGAACGTCATTCAACAACTACAGAATTCTCCGCCGCCCGCGATGATGCAAGCGACACCGGTCAGCTACGTCGCCGCGCCCGCGCCGGTCTTCGTGGAGGAAATCCGCTACGCGCCAGTCTGCCACCCCTGCTATCCGCACTACCGTCACGGCCCTCACGTCGGCTGGGGCTTCTCCTACCACGGCCACTAACGGCCCCTGCCAACACTTCTGAGGCCGACGTCTGAGGGCTCATGGTTCTATACGAATCCAGGCCGATTCTCTAGAAGTTGTTCGTGTCTTTCGTGTCTTTCGTGGTTGACCTCTATTCCTCCCGCACCTTCTGTAGCCGAGGTCTGTCACCTCGGCCGCACCATCCACAAACGTGGACTCTCCAAAGGCCGCATCAAGGCCGCGCACGGTTCGCCTCTTCACGCGACCGGATCGCGCAATCCATGCGATCGATAAATCAGGCTGTCAAAAGCCGCATTCTCGGCGCAATCTCAACCCTCACGGTGCTTCTTCTACCCATTAGGGAGAAAATCGGCTCAAGCCCGAGACTTTCCCCCGCTTGCCTGTGTTCTATATTTCGTCAGCCTTGCTCCCCAGGCAATCTCATCTTTCGAATCACTCGATTCCTAGCAGACAGCGGAGCGCATATGTTGAAGCAATTCAGTTGGGCGGCGGCGTTGTTGTTAGTCCCGATGCAGGCGGCCATCGTTCGGTCCGCGGAACCGGCTAGGTCGCCTGCGCCGGAGCAACTTTCAGCGACGGCCCTCGAGGCGTTGGTGTCCGGCATCGCGCTGTATCCAGATCCCTTAGTGGAACAAATCCTGCTCGCGTCGCGGAACCCTTTGGCGCTACATCAGGCCGCCGAAGCATTGAACGGCACGCTGCCGCCAGACGTTGCCGCCTTGGCCGCCAAGCAATCGACCGAAAGCGTTGACTATCTGAAGCAATACCCTGACGTCTTGTTGCAGTTGAACGCACAACTCGCCCTGACCTCGCGATTGGGCATCGCCTATCGCGTGCAAGCCGAGGATGTGTGGATCGCCATCGCCGCCGTCCGCGCGGCCTACGAAACCGCGCTCGCCGCACAGGCCGCTAGCGAAGAAACCACATTCAGCAGTGGCGGTTCGACTGGCGCCTATCCGGTCTACGGCGGCTGGGTCGCGCGCAATTTGCTCGCCGCCGGAGCCGTTCACGAACTGAATGAGTACCGCTTCGACCGATATCCCAACGCGACGACGACCAACGTCACGGGCCCGAACGGACAAAGCGCCGTAGTTACTGGCGGCGCCGTCAGCGGTGCGACGACCATCGGCGACACCACTTACGCAGGCGCAGCCGGCGCTGGCACGGTGACTGGACCGCAGGGGCAGTCGGTCACCGCCGCCGGCGCCGCGCATGGCTCCGTCACGCAAACCGAGAATGGCGTGCAAACGCAATCACAAGCCACCGGCGCATACTCCGCCAGCACGGGCGCCTCGGGCCAAGGCACGCACAGTGGTTCGTCGACCGCAACGCAAAACGCCGATGGCTCGACGTCTTGGACACACGCCAGCAGCAACACCGGCTCCGGCACCAATGGCACCGGAAACGTCACGCACACCGGCAGTGGCACTGCCACGGGCGACGGCAGCGGCAGCTATCATGGTGAAACCACGGTGAATGCCAACGGCAACTCCGTATCCACGGAAACGAACGCCGGCAACGGCCAGGCCTCGACCACGGTGACCAACAATAACTCCGGCGCTTCGAACACCTACACCGCCGGCGATGGACAGATCGAAAATGCTCCATCGACGAAAGGCAGTTCGAGCAAGCAAAGCGGCCAGCCCGGTTCGCGCGACTGGAGCCAAATGAACCGCGACCAGATTTCCCAGGCCAGCCAGGCGATGAAGCAAAGCTGGGGACAGCTGGGCAGCCAGCTGCAAAGCCGCGCCGGCGCGCAAGGGGCAAGCGTCCGCACGCAGAAATCAGGCGCGACAAGCAAACAACTCACCAACGGCGCAGCCTCCGGCAATCGTGGCTCGAAGGCGAGCGCGATCCAACGACCCACGCAAACCAAGCCGACCCGTTCCAACGGCCAGCGAGGTGGAGGCGGCGGTGGCGGAAGAGGCGGCCGCGGCGGTCGCCGCTAGGTCGAGTAGCGAACAAGAATTTGAATCGGCCGGCGCAAAGCAATGAGCGCCGGCCGTTTTCGTTGATTCACCTCAAGCTCCTTCTATTCGTTCCACGCCGACCTTCTCCACGCGCTCCAGAGCCCGCTTCGCATCAATCCGCGCCGGCAGCAGCTCCACCAGATTCTCCGCCGCGCATGCCATGCCGATCCGGACCGCTTCCACCATCGGGCGACCGGCGCGCAAGCCCCACGCGATCCCGGCTGTCAGCACGTCGCCGCACCCGATCGGATTCTCAATCTTCTCCACCGGGCGAGGCGTGAATCGATGCGCCCCTTGCGATGAAGCCAGCAATGTTGTCCCGGCGCCGTCGCTGGCCAGCACCCATTGCGCCCCTTTCGCGACCCACTCGCGCATCGCCGCAATCACGTCGCTCTCGCCAGAGAGCTTGCGCCCCACGGTCATCTCCAGCTCTTCGCGATTCGGCTTCACCAGCAGTGGCTTTCGCGGCAGCGTGGCCAGCATCTCCGGGCCGCGGATATCCAGGATCAATTGACTCCCCGGCACCTGTCCGCGATCGATGAGGTCCAGGAAATAACTCGTCGGCGCTCCCGCCGGCAGCGATCCGGTAAACACAATGTACGCCGCGCCATGCAACGCCGGCGCGAACGCTTCGGCGTACATGTGCAATTCATCTTCGCTCAACGCATGCGCATTCTCGACCAATTCCGTTGTTCGCCGCGG
This window encodes:
- a CDS encoding glycine zipper domain-containing protein, producing the protein MPHPWPFAIKAICSLALLSVTIGCASPYHADRGALVGGLLGAGTGAIVGNAVGDTLAGAAIGTGVGALSGAAIGSGMDEVEAKNRAQIQAQLGQPVASGAVTMADVVAMTRAGVDEPLIVSHIQTHGSARPLTAGDLISLKQAGVSPNVIQQLQNSPPPAMMQATPVSYVAAPAPVFVEEIRYAPVCHPCYPHYRHGPHVGWGFSYHGH
- a CDS encoding DUF3300 domain-containing protein codes for the protein MLKQFSWAAALLLVPMQAAIVRSAEPARSPAPEQLSATALEALVSGIALYPDPLVEQILLASRNPLALHQAAEALNGTLPPDVAALAAKQSTESVDYLKQYPDVLLQLNAQLALTSRLGIAYRVQAEDVWIAIAAVRAAYETALAAQAASEETTFSSGGSTGAYPVYGGWVARNLLAAGAVHELNEYRFDRYPNATTTNVTGPNGQSAVVTGGAVSGATTIGDTTYAGAAGAGTVTGPQGQSVTAAGAAHGSVTQTENGVQTQSQATGAYSASTGASGQGTHSGSSTATQNADGSTSWTHASSNTGSGTNGTGNVTHTGSGTATGDGSGSYHGETTVNANGNSVSTETNAGNGQASTTVTNNNSGASNTYTAGDGQIENAPSTKGSSSKQSGQPGSRDWSQMNRDQISQASQAMKQSWGQLGSQLQSRAGAQGASVRTQKSGATSKQLTNGAASGNRGSKASAIQRPTQTKPTRSNGQRGGGGGGGRGGRGGRR
- a CDS encoding PfkB family carbohydrate kinase; translated protein: MIVVAGLTPAFQQIMIYDALRPGEVNRALDVRWCASGKVLNVAIALARLGGPLLTIAPLGGLAGRTIEREFEELDVPARWVFTRAATRVCTTVIERNPRRTTELVENAHALSEDELHMYAEAFAPALHGAAYIVFTGSLPAGAPTSYFLDLIDRGQVPGSQLILDIRGPEMLATLPRKPLLVKPNREELEMTVGRKLSGESDVIAAMREWVAKGAQWVLASDGAGTTLLASSQGAHRFTPRPVEKIENPIGCGDVLTAGIAWGLRAGRPMVEAVRIGMACAAENLVELLPARIDAKRALERVEKVGVERIEGA